Proteins found in one Penaeus vannamei isolate JL-2024 chromosome 29, ASM4276789v1, whole genome shotgun sequence genomic segment:
- the LOC138867357 gene encoding zinc finger protein 771-like yields the protein MDYTCSDCGKTFSRSINLTLHTRVHTGEKPHACDVCGRGFTQKSSLNTHRRIHTGEKPYECPECDKKFSAKNGFDSHMRMHSGEKPFRCGECGQGFNQKSTLNAHLRSHTGERPYGCPQCGKRFLVKVHLDEHFLIHTGEKPHACAECGKRFVQKVNLHNHERIHTGEKPHSCPVCGKSFIQKSYLTIHKRIHTNEKPYVCSDCGKCFRSKGDLNGHMRVHLKGAADATSKKKASKTKLEAPLEPARPQDFPLDYPLDFPVPFVSIDTSPRAFGGQQGLDYLLNGGGDRPRLHCGFSHDALSPPPAPGCEGGFDDDIVIKEEIVE from the coding sequence ATGGATTACACCTGCAGCGACTGCGGCAAGACCTTCAGCAGGAGCATCAACCTGACGCTCCACACGCGGGTTCACACGGGCGAGAAGCCGCACGCCTGCGACGTGTGCGGGAGGGGCTTCACGCAGAAGAGCAGCCTGAACACGCACCGCAGGATCCACACGGGCGAGAAGCCCTACGAGTGCCCCGAGTGCGACAAGAAGTTCAGCGCCAAGAACGGCTTCGACAGCCACATGCGGATGCACTCGGGCGAGAAGCCCTTCCGCTGCGGCGAGTGCGGCCAGGGCTTCAACCAGAAGAGCACCCTCAACGCCCACCTGAGGTCCCACACGGGCGAGCGGCCCTACGGCTGCCCGCAGTGCGGCAAGCGCTTCCTGGTCAAGGTCCACCTGGACGAGCACTTCCTCATCCACACGGGCGAGAAACCTCACGCGTGCGCCGAGTGCGGCAAGCGGTTCGTGCAGAAGGTCAACCTCCACAACCACGAGCGCATCCACACAGGTGAGAAGCCCCACTCGTGCCCCGTGTGCGGCAAAAGTTTCATCCAGAAGAGCTACCTGACGATCCACAAGCGCATCCACACAAACGAGAAGCCGTACGTGTGCTCGGACTGCGGCAAGTGCTTCCGGTCCAAGGGGGACCTCAACGGCCACATGCGAGTCCACCTCAAGGGCGCTGCCGACGCGACGAGCAAGAAAAAGGCCTCGAAGACCAAACTCGAAGCGCCCTTagagcccgcccgcccgcaggaCTTCCCGCTGGACTATCCGCTGGACTTCCCCGTGCCCTTCGTCAGCATAGACACGAGCCCGAGGGCCTTCGGCGGGCAGCAGGGCCTCGACTACCTTCTCAACGGCGGAGGCGACCGCCCGCGGCTGCACTGCGGCTTCTCGCACGACGCGCtctcgccgccgcccgcgcccggcTGCGAGGGCGGCTTCGACGACGACATCGTCATCAAGGAAGAAATTGTGGAATGA